Sequence from the Mytilus galloprovincialis chromosome 10, xbMytGall1.hap1.1, whole genome shotgun sequence genome:
CAGCTCATTTTATTTGAATAGAACATCCCATCTTTCACCCAAAGGAAATATTCAGTACTACTGCAGATGCAAATGAATTATCTTGTCAAATAATAGAACAAGTTTAAATAGTCCGtgttttaagatataaaaataagaatacgaTTTTACATATCTTGCTTTAAAAAGATAGTTTTCCAAAATTGAATTAATTAAAACCTGGTTAAAATGTTTAGCCAATACCAGGACAGTTATGATTCTAAAATTTGAGATTCGAAATGCTCTGCTGCTTTGTATTTGATCTGATCTTTGAATTGTTTCGATTTGTGCGTCTTACGTCGACGAGAATCTCATCAAGAATACAAAACCATAAGCCTAGTATATATCTGTGATGATTTTTTACATTCAAAGTTATTTACCTTTAACTCATTTATTTTCTCACACTTTTGCTTGAAGTAAGAATTCTTTGaggaattttgaaattttcctaTCATTATTTTACAAAGGCTTTCTGCTTCTTCCAGATCATTACCATCACCTTGTGATATGCAAAATTCAATGTAGCATTTGTATGACTTTAAGGTATATCTTGTAATTTCATCGTTTGCATTGTCTTGAATAGCCAGTCGGAAGTGTTTTTTAGCTTTTCTAGCCATTGATGGTGTTTTGATTCTAACACACATATCAGCTATAGCCAAATGCACTCTCGGTAAAAGATTCCATGGCTCCAAATCTTCAATATAACTTTCAAGTAGGCTTGTCTTCGCTAGAGCTTGTGTGATGTAATAGTTCTGATTGTTTTCGTCAATGTTGGAGAGTTTAATGTAGCATTCCCTAAGAAGCTCGAGCACATGACATGTATGATCAACATCTAACCCAGAAAGCATATTAATAACTCCAATTAATATGTTTATAACTGGCGAACTTTCTAACATTCCTTCAAGAAAGGTGATGACATTTTTCATTTCAGAAACAGTGTGATTCAATGTATCATTTCGTACATAATATAACACACTACTGCGTTTTATAACAGTTGCGATCACAGGTCGAAACGAAGGATACCTATCTTCATAAAACGAGTTTAAGATGCAAGCCATGTTATAGGTGAGTTGAAACTCAGCAAAGCATTTAGAATCCACCGACATATGCCTTCCTTCCACGAAGGCATGTACTGCTTCACTCTCAGTTATCCACCAGTTGTTACCGTTGGTATTGTATAGGATGATGGTTAAAAGCTCTATCAAGAATGTAgcacgaagttcatgtaatggcATAATAAGGCCTCTTTTTATAAGGTCTGATTTCCAGACGTCAGGAATCCATCTTCCCATATTTTCATCTATATGCGAAGTATTGCAAAGAATAATGCTCATTTCGTTGTCGTTCCTGTATTTTTTCATTACCAAATGTTCTAACATTTCCTCTGTAACACAAGTATGAACATCATGAAGTGCTGAAAAAATTTGACAAGCCCTATTCCGTATGATCTTATCACCTTTAAGGAAATTTTCCATGTCACCAGTTTCTTCCTTCATATCGAAACTACTACCTGAAGAACGGTTTGCCGTACTGGGTACTGGATATATAGGGGATTCAAGCTTCCCAAGCTTAGCAATGATTTTTCTTCCCCTTTCAAAGAAATCTTCCGCAGTAATTTCTGTTCGACCATAAATTCTAAAGGTGGACCCAATACACAATGCCAAGTAAGCTTCATATACAAGAACTTCATCAGACGAATTGTTCAACATCTTTAGATATGTGTTCATCAGCAGACAAGCATGATCCAGAAATTCCATGTTACGGTTGACATTTTTTACTAGTCTTACGTCAATGGCCATTTCTTTGCAATAATGCTTCAGCAACCATAACAAGTCTTCATTTTCTTGATCAGAGctctttttgtttttcaaaacccATACAGATAAACCGTGCATTTCTAGCAGTCGTATGTTACCACTTCGTCTTGCTGATGCTAAGGAATAGTTTTGTAAAGCTGACATCAAATTTGTGATTTCGAGTTCTCGTTCAATTACTTTTTCTGGAAGAAAAGTTTTCAGAACATCAACCGATATACTCGTATGACTTAAGTAAGGTATCAGCGAAAGCACTCTCTTGCAATGCGAAGACAAATTGTTTTCAACGTTCTGTAACGTCATGTCATATGATGCTTGtagattttgaccttttttaTCCTCTTGTTGAGCCTGCATTTGGAATGCAGAAATGTTTCTTAGATAATCCCTGatgcttatttttgttgtttttatataagaCGAGGCTAGTGATATTGCCAAAGGAAGATAATTGAGATTTTTTACTAGTTTTTTTAGACATCCTTTATCTTCACTAGCAGATGTAAGCAAAGATATTGCCTCTTCTGAAGTCATTCCTGAAATCTGGACCTCGTACGATGATGCAAGATCTGTGGGATATGATACATTTGAAGTTGCAAGTAGATTAACGTTTTTCATATTAATAAACCTTTGAAGCATTTCGTACATGATGTCATCCTTCGGATTGAAAATATCATCCATTACTATAAGATGTTGATGCTGTTGCCATTGTTCTGACTCAAGTGTTCTGAGGACAATGTCAAACATGTTGCTCACACATTGCGATAATTTTTTCTGAGAAATAAGATGATCCTCATAATTGTTCAATGTTGACAACAAAGTGGCAAGGGAAAGGTGTGTGCTCTCAAGAGATTTACTGTTTATCCTCCAAATAACGGATTTCttgttttctttgtaaaactgattAGCATACCAAAATGCAATTTGTGATTTTCCTACGCCATTTGGAcctaaaagaaagaaaacaatcaGTAGGGATAAAATCTGTTATAGcgaatttctttaaaattgtcatttaaaataGTAGAAAGTTACTCAGTATTAGTGTATTAGTCCCCAGACCATTATGCACGTGTATATGACATTACATGTCTTTATTTTCCATGTATGTGAAGTTATCAGCTGGTttgttattcgatattcgatattcaatattcaaCCGGCTTCTAGCCGTCGGTTCGATATTCAAATTAgttgaaaatcatagaaaattCATATATTTAATAACATTCGTAGC
This genomic interval carries:
- the LOC143047983 gene encoding uncharacterized protein LOC143047983, coding for MAYASSTFSKYNAMCQKIVDDLNSDDIKHLKFSLRSTLTNGELENIEDGQDLITTLEKRDLLSQKNVSLLHNLLEKKCGRLATIVGAYDLTITPQRTFNKDKYDISSMNIVEHYVKTSAADQVFDLLKNKGAAFIKGPNGVGKSQIAFWYANQFYKENKKSVIWRINSKSLESTHLSLATLLSTLNNYEDHLISQKKLSQCVSNMFDIVLRTLESEQWQQHQHLIVMDDIFNPKDDIMYEMLQRFINMKNVNLLATSNVSYPTDLASSYEVQISGMTSEEAISLLTSASEDKGCLKKLVKNLNYLPLAISLASSYIKTTKISIRDYLRNISAFQMQAQQEDKKGQNLQASYDMTLQNVENNLSSHCKRVLSLIPYLSHTSISVDVLKTFLPEKVIERELEITNLMSALQNYSLASARRSGNIRLLEMHGLSVWVLKNKKSSDQENEDLLWLLKHYCKEMAIDVRLVKNVNRNMEFLDHACLLMNTYLKMLNNSSDEVLVYEAYLALCIGSTFRIYGRTEITAEDFFERGRKIIAKLGKLESPIYPVPSTANRSSGSSFDMKEETGDMENFLKGDKIIRNRACQIFSALHDVHTCVTEEMLEHLVMKKYRNDNEMSIILCNTSHIDENMGRWIPDVWKSDLIKRGLIMPLHELRATFLIELLTIILYNTNGNNWWITESEAVHAFVEGRHMSVDSKCFAEFQLTYNMACILNSFYEDRYPSFRPVIATVIKRSSVLYYVRNDTLNHTVSEMKNVITFLEGMLESSPVINILIGVINMLSGLDVDHTCHVLELLRECYIKLSNIDENNQNYYITQALAKTSLLESYIEDLEPWNLLPRVHLAIADMCVRIKTPSMARKAKKHFRLAIQDNANDEITRYTLKSYKCYIEFCISQGDGNDLEEAESLCKIMIGKFQNSSKNSYFKQKCEKINELKETRALESTRHKNINDRPFIQNGSKLQIECDAVPDQMTPPDYQGENQVSTQRNSIRNVVEERLVGIDSECMSIERERHDERLSIERERLSIERERLSIEKERLNDAKKTNEILERLISQLKNTR